GCGCTCGGCAAGATCGCGCTGGCTTCGCTGCCCGATCCGGACCTCAGCGGCTTCCGGCTGATGCCGGGCGGCGACTTCGCCTTCGACACGCGCATCCAGCTGGCACGCCGCGCGCAGCGCACGCTCGACGTGCAGTACTACCAGATCGAGAACGACGAGACCGGCCGCTACCTGCTGCGCACCCTGCGCGACGCGGCCGCGCGCGGGGTGCGCGTGCGGCTCCTGATGGACGACCTGTACACCTCGGGCGAGGACGAGCTGCTGCTCGGGCTTGCCGCCACGCCGAACGTCGAGCTGCGCCTCTTCAACCCGTTCCCGGCCGGGCGCGGCAGCATCCTCAAGCGCTTCACGGCCTCGCTTTTCGATTTCAGCCGCGTGAACCGGCGCATGCACAACAAGCTCTTCATCGCCGATGGCGCCATGGCGGTCGCGGGTGGCCGGAACATCGGCAACCAGTACTTCAGGCGCACGGCGGGCGAGAACTTCATCGACCTCGACACCTTCGTGACAGGCGCGCTGGTGACGCGCCTGGGCGCCCTGTTCGACCAGTACTGGAACAGCGCCTACGTGCGGCCGGTGCAGTCGGTGGTGGCCACGGGCCTCTCGCGCGAAGCGCTGCAAGCGCGCTTCGAAACCGCCACCGGCCCCGACACCACGCCGCCGCCGCCGCCGCCCGCGCCCAACGACCTGCTCGGCTACAGCCCGGTGGCCGAGGACCTGGCCGCCGGCAAGCTCGGGCTGATCTGGGCGCTGGCCGAGGCCTACGCCGATTCGCCCGACCGCGTGATCGGCAAGACCGCCTCGTACGGCGGCGTGCCGCTGCTGGCCGTCGACAGCGTGCGCTACAACGTGGTCGAGCAGATGCGCCGCGCGCGCTCCGAGGTGACCATCGTCTCGCCCTACCTGATCCCGGGCGAGGCCGGCCTGGAGGTGATGCGCGAGATCCGCCGGCGCAACGTGAAGATCAGCGTGGTCACCAATTCGCTCGCCGCCACCGACGAGCCGCTGGTGCACACCGCCTACCGCCGCTACCGGCCCGACATGCTGAAGCTGGGCGCCGACCTGTACGAGCTCAGCACCACGCGCACGCGGCGCAGCGTGCGGCTGGGGCTCTTCGGCACCTCGGTCGGACGGCTGCATGCCAAGTCGGCCGTGATCGACCGACAGGTGCTGTTCGTCGGTTCGATGAATTTCGATCCGCGCTCCGAGACGCACAACACCGAGATCGGGCTTTTCATCCGCAGCCCCGAGATGGCGCAGCAGGCGCTCAAGCTCATCGACGTGCTGAAGCAGCAGGGCGCCTACCGGCTGCGCTTTGCCGCGGAAGGCGACGCGTCGCGCATCGAGTGGATCAGCGAGGAGGCCGGCAAGACCACCGTGCTGAACGAGGAGCCCGACTCCGATTTCTGGGGCCGCGCCATGCTCGAACTGCTTGCGCCGCTGACGCCGGAGAGCCTGCTGTAGCGCGGTGCTCGACGGTTCCTATTGCTGCACGTTGACCGCTTCGACCTGCACCAGCAGCTTCACCTTGTTCTCGAAGCCGAAGTTCAGGCCCCAGGTGATGCCCCAGTCGCTGCGCTGCACCGTGGTCTCGAAGTCGCCGCCGCAGACCTGGCGGTTGATCAGCGGATTCAGGTAGCAGTTGAAGCGCACGGCCTTGAGCGTGACCGGCCTGGTCTGCCCCATCAGCGTGAGCGTGCCCGGCACGTCGACCACCTTGTCGCCGTTGAACTCGATGCGGTCCGCCACGAAGCGGCCGGTCGGAAACTCGGCCACGTTGAAGAAGTCCTTGCTTTGCACGTGGCGGTTGAGCAGGTCGACGCCGGTGTTGATGGAGCTGATGTCCATCGTGATGTCGACCTTGCCGCTGCTGCCGCTGCCGTCGATCTGCACCGTGCCGTCCTTGGTGCTGAAGCGCCCGCGGTTGGTGGTGGTGCCGTAGTGCCCCATCTCGTACATCACGAAGGTGTGGGTCGGGTCGATCACGTAGCTGGCGTTCTTGGCCGGACCGCCCGCGGGCTTGGCGGCCACCGCCGGCGCCGTGTATTCCTGCGCGAGGGCGGGCGTGGCAACGGCCGCTGCGGACAGCGCGGCGGCGAGGAAGAGCTTCTTCATGGCAAGGGTGTGCTCGTGAGAACAGGATGGGAGAGAGGGAGAAACCGCGGCTCAAAGCGGGCCGAAGCCCGCGAGCGTGAACTTGAATCGGACCTGCACGTCGTTGCCGACCACCGAGGTGTCGGTCCATTCGCCGTCGCCGACCTTGTAGTCGAGCCGCTGGATCGTAAAGCTTCCGGTGGCCACCGCGTGGCTGCCGGCCGGCGCGATGGTGACCGGCACCGTGACCTGGCGCGAGATGTTCTTGATGGTGAGCTTGCCCGCCATCTCGAACCGGCCGTCGCCCAGCGCCTTGATGGCACTCGACTGGAAGACGGCCTGCGGGAAATGCGCGGCGTCGAACCAGGGGCCCTTGGGCAACTCGGCATCGCTCATCGGCACGCCGAGCGATGCGCTCGCGGTGTCGATCTGCAGCGCGACGGTGCCGCCCTCGGGCTTGCGCGGGTCGAAGGCCACCTGCGCATCGAACTTCTTGAAGGTGCCTTCCACCGGCACGCCCATCTGCTTGCTGACGAACGCGATCTGGCTCTTGTCGGCCACGAGGCGCGTCGGGCTTGCCGGCTCGGCGCCCGCGGGTGCGAGGGCGACGGACGCCGCGGCCGCAAGGAACAAGCGAAGGACGCGGTTCATCGGAGGGGTTCCTTGCGTGGCGCGGGCCACATGCGTTGGAGGATGCCGTCGCGGTCGATCCAGTGGTGCTTGAGCACCGCCGCCACATGCAGCAGCGCCACGGCGGCCAGCGTGAACGCGCTGCCCTTGTGCAGCGGCTTCAGCACGGCCTCGGCCAGTTCCTTGTCGACCGGCATCAGGTCGGGCAGCGGCAGCACGCCGAACCACACGACCGGAAAACCCAGCGCCGAACTGTAGGCCCACCCGAACAGCGGCACCGCGAGGAACAGCAGGTACATCAGCGCGTGGCTCGCGCGGTAGCCGGTGCGCTGCCAGCGCGGCATCGCCGCGGCCGACGGCAAGGGTGGCGGCGCATGGCGCAGCCGCCACAGGAGCCGCAGGGCCGACAGCAGCAGGATCGTCACCCCGGCCCACTTGTGCCAGTTGTAGAGCTTGATGCGCGCGGGCGAGAGCGGCAGCCCCGTCATGTAGAGGCCGACGCCGAGCGAGCCGACGATCATGGCCGCGAGCAGCCAGTGCAGCGCCATGGCGACGGGGCCATAGCGCAGGTCTCGCGGTTCTCGCGGGAGAGGCATGCCGGCAGTGGCGGAGGGTAGGGGTGTGTCGGCGGGCATCGAAGCAGGACCAGCGGCCTGTGCGCGGAGCATATATCGGAAGCGCCGTAGGCAGTGCACGAGCCGTGCCAGGCGCCGCGCCGGCGGTCAGCGCACGGCGGACGGCTGCCGGGCCTGCAGCAGCACCGCGTGCAGTTCGGCCGGCTGCACCGGCTTGCGCAGCGCATGCCAGCCGCGCTCCAAGGCGAGCCGCCAGGTGGCTTCGCCGATGTCGGCCGAGATGAGCGCGATGGTGAGCGACGGCTTCTGCCGCTGCAGCCGTTCCGCCAGCGCGATGCCGTCGAGCCGGCCCGGCAGGCGGATGTCGCACAGCGCCACGTCGAGCGCGTCGAGGTCCGCCAGCGCCAGCGCCTCGGCCGCGCTGCCGTAGATGCGCGGTGACAGCTGCCATTGCCTCAGCAGCGCCCCCAGGCTCTCGGCCACCACGGCGTTGTCTTCCACCACCAGCACCGCGAGCCCGGGGTCCAGGGCGACCGCCGCCTGCGCGAAGGGTTGCGGCGGCCGCCCGGAAGCCCGCG
The Variovorax sp. OAS795 genome window above contains:
- a CDS encoding cytochrome b/b6 domain-containing protein, translated to MPLPREPRDLRYGPVAMALHWLLAAMIVGSLGVGLYMTGLPLSPARIKLYNWHKWAGVTILLLSALRLLWRLRHAPPPLPSAAAMPRWQRTGYRASHALMYLLFLAVPLFGWAYSSALGFPVVWFGVLPLPDLMPVDKELAEAVLKPLHKGSAFTLAAVALLHVAAVLKHHWIDRDGILQRMWPAPRKEPLR
- a CDS encoding phospholipase D family protein; its protein translation is MACRRLLLRCGHWLFAIGAALSIGGCATLPDEAPRPPTRAMAVSADTALGKIALASLPDPDLSGFRLMPGGDFAFDTRIQLARRAQRTLDVQYYQIENDETGRYLLRTLRDAAARGVRVRLLMDDLYTSGEDELLLGLAATPNVELRLFNPFPAGRGSILKRFTASLFDFSRVNRRMHNKLFIADGAMAVAGGRNIGNQYFRRTAGENFIDLDTFVTGALVTRLGALFDQYWNSAYVRPVQSVVATGLSREALQARFETATGPDTTPPPPPPAPNDLLGYSPVAEDLAAGKLGLIWALAEAYADSPDRVIGKTASYGGVPLLAVDSVRYNVVEQMRRARSEVTIVSPYLIPGEAGLEVMREIRRRNVKISVVTNSLAATDEPLVHTAYRRYRPDMLKLGADLYELSTTRTRRSVRLGLFGTSVGRLHAKSAVIDRQVLFVGSMNFDPRSETHNTEIGLFIRSPEMAQQALKLIDVLKQQGAYRLRFAAEGDASRIEWISEEAGKTTVLNEEPDSDFWGRAMLELLAPLTPESLL
- a CDS encoding YceI family protein, which translates into the protein MNRVLRLFLAAAASVALAPAGAEPASPTRLVADKSQIAFVSKQMGVPVEGTFKKFDAQVAFDPRKPEGGTVALQIDTASASLGVPMSDAELPKGPWFDAAHFPQAVFQSSAIKALGDGRFEMAGKLTIKNISRQVTVPVTIAPAGSHAVATGSFTIQRLDYKVGDGEWTDTSVVGNDVQVRFKFTLAGFGPL
- a CDS encoding YceI family protein, which gives rise to MKKLFLAAALSAAAVATPALAQEYTAPAVAAKPAGGPAKNASYVIDPTHTFVMYEMGHYGTTTNRGRFSTKDGTVQIDGSGSSGKVDITMDISSINTGVDLLNRHVQSKDFFNVAEFPTGRFVADRIEFNGDKVVDVPGTLTLMGQTRPVTLKAVRFNCYLNPLINRQVCGGDFETTVQRSDWGITWGLNFGFENKVKLLVQVEAVNVQQ